A portion of the Malassezia japonica chromosome 3, complete sequence genome contains these proteins:
- the CIR1 gene encoding Putative electron transfer flavoprotein subunit (BUSCO:EOG09263WWI; EggNog:ENOG503NVB4; COG:C), with protein MRASLVNQLRVLVPIKRTIDYAVKIRVASDGKGVDTNVQHSMNPFDEIAVEEAVRLRERHKGVVNKITVVTAGPTKSQDVLRTALAMGADDAIHVDIPDKSLPGPLEPLGVSKILKTIVDKAEGDDEVGLVILGKQAIDDDASQTGQMLAGLLNWPQATFASKVELEGKGEKGDKVKVTREVDGGLAVVESQIPMVVTTDLRLNEPRYASLPNIMKAKKKPMQKLKVSDLGLEKDIQPRSEILKVADPPKREGGAKVENVDELIAKLKEAGRI; from the exons ATGCGTGCTTCTCTTGTGAACCAGCTGCGTGTGCTTGTGCCGATCAAGCGCACGATTGACTATG CTGTCAAGATCCGTGTCGCCTCGGACGGCAAGGGTGTGGACACCAACGTGCAGCACTCGATGAACCCCTTCGACGAGATTGCTGTCGAAGAGGCTGTGCGTCTGCGTGAGCGCCACAAGGGTGTTGTCAACAAGATC ACTGTCGTGACTGCCGGCCCCACCAAGTCGCAGGATGTACTGCGCACTGCCCTGGCGATGGGTGCTGATGATGCGATCCATGTGGATATCCCCGATAAGTCGCTCCCTGGTCCTCTTGAGCCGCTGGGCGTCTCCAAGATCCTTAAAACGATCGtcgacaaggccgagggcgaTGACGAGGTCGGCCTCGTGATCCTCGGTAAGCAGGcgatcgacgacgatgcCTCGCAGACCGGCCAGATGCTTGCTGGGCTGCTCAACTGGCCCCAGGCTACGTTCGCCTCGAAGGTAGAGCTCGAAGGCAAGGGCGAGAAGGGCGACAAGGTCAAGGTCACCCGTGAGGTTGACGGCGGTCTCGCTGTGGTCGAGAGCCAGATCCCCATGGTCGTGACCACCGACCTGCGTCTCAACG AGCCTCGCTACGCTTCGCTGCCCAACATCATGAAGGCCAAGAAGAAGCCCATGCAGAAGCTCAAGGTCTCggacctcggcctcgagaaGGACATCCAGCCCAGGAGCGAGATCCTCAAGGTCGCTGACCCGCCCAAGCGCGAGGGTGGTGCCAAG GTCGAgaacgtcgacgagctcatTGCCAAGCTCAAGGAGGCTGGCCGCATCTAA
- a CDS encoding uncharacterized protein (COG:C; EggNog:ENOG503NTWE), with translation MAKSPLSVPTPTPLTPEFTLTNYAQFFAAGGLCATLTHGALTPVDVVKTRLQLEPAGSKENMMSMARNIVSKEGPSGLLTGFGPTAVGYLIQGGTKFMGYEFFKKHAIDALGSYEAAKEYRQLVYMGSASAAEVIATTLLTPLEAARIRLVSERGYARGLIGAITRMWSEEGLRGFYAGYVPILFKQVPFSIGQFYTNEMCHNYVNAHVAKETIKSWGKPGEVAVQLGCGIVAGAAAAVLSHPADTLLSKVNKGGGGSGSVMSKLITLAGQTGFTGLWAGLGTRVAMTAALVSGQFLIYAQTKQAFGAPKGIEIS, from the exons ATGGCCAAGTCACCTCTCTCTGTGCCAACCCCGACGCCACTCACGCCCGAGTTCACCCTGACGAACTATGCGCAGTTTTTCGCTGCGGGTGGTCTGTGTGCCACGCTTACGCACGGTGCCCTGACGCCTGTGGACGTGGTCAAGACGCGTCTGCAGCTGGAGCCGGCCGGCAGCAAGGAGAACATGATGAGCATGGCTCGCAACATCGTGTCCAAGGAGGGCCCGAGTGGTCTCCTGACCGGTTTCGGCCCGACGGCCGTGGGCTACCTGATCCAGGGTGGCACCAAGTTCATGGGCTATG AATTCTTCAAGAAGCATGCTATTGATGCGCTGGGAAGCTACGAGGCGGCCAAGGAGTACCGCCAGCTGGTCTACATGGGCTCTGCCAGTGCCGCCGAGGTGATTGCCACGACGCTGCTGACCCCTCTGGAGGCTGCGCGCATCCGCCTTGTGTCGGAGCGCGGCTACGCGCGTGGCCTGATTGGTGCCATTACGCGTATGTGGTCCGAGGAGGGCCTGCGTGGCTTCTACGCGGGCTACGTCCCGATCCTCTTCAAGCAGGTGCCCTTCTCTATCGGCCAGTTCTACACGAACGAAATGTGCCACAACTACGTCAACGCGCACGTCGCAAAGGAGACGATCAAGAGCTGGGGCAAGCCCGGCGAGGTTGCGGTCCAGCTGGGTTGCGGTATTGtcgccggtgccgctgctgctgtCCTCTCGCACCCCGCCGACACGCTCCTTTCCAAGGTCAACAAGGGCGGCGGAGGCTCGGGCTCCGTTATGTCCAAGCTCATCACGCTCGCGGGCCAGACTGGATTTACCGGCCTCTGGGCAGGTCTCGGAACCAGGGTTGCGATGACTGCTGCGCTGGTCAGCGGCCAGTTCCTCATCTACGCGCAGACCAAGCAGGCCTTTGGCGCGCCGAAGGGTATCGAGATCTCTTA